A window of Nicotiana sylvestris chromosome 8, ASM39365v2, whole genome shotgun sequence genomic DNA:
CTTTTATCAACAGACACTATTTTGGAAAGTCTGATAGACTCAAGGTCCCTTATCCTCTTCAGCTTCGACAAACGGAACAATTGTATCATTACAAGCTGACAAATCCTCATCATCGTGCACCACTATTTCCTgcctatcccattcgaacttcaccatttggtgcagAGAAGACGAGACTGCCTTAACAGCATGTATCCAGGGCCTACCCAACAACAGATTATAGGAAACAACCACCtctaacacttggaattccatggtgaactcaactggccctatcaACAATTTGAGCATTATATCTCCAACAGAATCTTTACCTCTCCCATCAAAGCCTCGAACATACACACTGTTCAAGTGGATTCTTTCAGAGCCAATCTTCATTTTTTGCAGAGTAGACAGGGGAAAAATATTTGCACTAGAGCCattatcaaccaaaacccttgagACAACAGAATCTTCACACTTCACTATGAGATAAAGAGTTCGGTTGTGTTTTTTACCCTCCATAGGAAGTTCATCGCCCGAGAAAGTGATCCTATTTGCTTCGAAGATCTTgccagctatcttttccaagtggttgactatgatcttatcaggaacatgtgcctcattcaaaatcttcatcaagACCATGCGGTGTTCATCTGAATGTATCAGcaaagacaaaagagaaatcAGAGCTAgtgttttccttaactgctctacaatggaataattctacactttcatctttttcaggaactcctcagcctcttcctcgGTGACCGATTTCTTTATTGGTTGTTATCCTTGAATAGCTTGgctttccttaattcttctaGGGTGAAACATCTCCTAGAACGAGTCAATCCTCCAGTTTCATTAACCTTTtcctctatttcttttcctttgtatggCACTATCACTTATTTGTAGTTCCACGGAACAGCCTTGGCATCGATCACTAGCAGCTGGGTCACTAGTTTAATGATGATAGGGGTGATAGGAGCCCCCTTCACAACTATGACATGCTTACTTAGAATCCCGGGCACTACcacctttgaactttccgtactTGCCCCAATATCTTTTGAAAGACCTTTCACGACCAACACCGGTGGCTTCAAATTAAGCAAGCTCGGCTTTTCTGTCGCCCCTTCAACTGTCAAGGGCTTTGCTTTAGTAAAGTCTGGAGCTTTAACCAAATTACTTTCACTAGCCCGAATAATCATGACGGACTTAGAAGACTTCTTGGGCTCCCCATCCTTgtgaactatttcaatcatatgtgTCTCTTCATGGGCTGgcaaagggttttggttgatgttctGCGCGTCTGGGCTTTGGACTACAATTTGGTTTGTATCAATGAGCTCATAGATTGCccttttcaaatgccaacacttctctatgtcatgccttGGAGCATCAGAACAATAGGTGCACCTCAGGGAATAATCGaggttctttggaggaggatttggtatctttgactcaATCGGCCTCAAGACGTCCAACTGCCTTAACCTTTGAAACAGACTAGCATAGGACTCTCTAAGCGGGGTGAAAGTTTGTTTCCGCTGCTGGCTCTCTCCTATACTTTGGTCTTAATCGAAATTTGAACCAGTGGGGTTTTGATAGGgttgtgggggtggataggtattttgtggagctgggtatatATTATACGGAGCAGGAGCACGCCATTGCGGGtaaggagggggttgagcatatgactgtgcaTGGTGAACAAGGTATTGGGATGGCCTGGCTGAGTATTGGGAGTTTTGCGGGGAAAAGTAATGTtgaggtggattatatggagcttcgGCGTAGGTTTGAGGTCGGGGTAGAGGATGGGTATATTGATGAGGCGAACCCCTCTGGCCATGCCATGATCCGGAGACAACCATAGCgacatcttccttcttcttcttgcctagcaaacttccggtaccactctggattgcctgggtggttgcttttatagcagaatagctcatgatcttactCGACTTGAGCCCCTATTCCACCATTTCTCACATCttcaccacatcattgaaagacttaccaatGGCTGAGATCAAACGTCCATAGTAAGTGAGCTCCagggcttgaagaaagtattTAACCATCTCGTCCTCTTCCTTTAGAGGATTGACTCGTGcaacttgctccctccatcggaacccacattctctaaagctttcactgggtttcttttccaccttGGTCAGAGATAGACGGTCTAGAACAATGTCTAttttgtactgaaagtgtcgggCGAAGGCCTGAGCTatatcatcccaggtgtaccacctgctagcgtcctggcgggtgtaccattctaaagctgccccactcagactttggctgaagtaTGCCATTAGTAATTCATCTTTTCCCCCGGCGCCtttcattttactgcaataacccctcagatgagcTACATGATCCCCATGTccatcatacaagtcaaacttgggcatcttgaacccagcagGCAGTTGGACATCGGagaacaaacacaaatccttgtAGGACACACTCACCTGGTTTCCTATtccttgcatatttctcaatgattgctACAGACTCtgtaccttcctaaacatctcttcttgctctgtgttcttgggtggtttgtcagtttcaacatgaggcttaAATTGGGGAGTGTAAGAGTAAGGATCTGGGACTTTGAAGATGGGCTTCAGTGCATAGTAATGGGCATTTGGAGTGGGGAATgcgggctcactagaggatcgatGGAGGGTATCTTGTGGAGGGGGCacaaaaataggagcagatgtcAGAGGAGGGTacgaggttgttttggctggcgGAGCATGAACAGTTTGGGCTGAAGTGTCGGGGTAGTTGTGGTAAAGGGTAAAGCCAGGTGCGTGTTGTGGGGAAAGATCAATAGTATTGGGCATCTAGGATTGAGAGAGTGGTGGAATGGAAGCAGGGTTTTCTGTGTAGTTGGTAGGGAACGAGGGTGGAGGGTGTCCCttaatccaggcctgatacatttccgCCATCTGGTGCTTCAACCTCCAGACCTCTTCTTGCAATTCCGATTCCGACTCAacaatctcccttggtgggtCTACAACTCCAGTGTCTGTTTCCTTGCTAGCCATGACTGTTTGAtgctttgatcgggtgttgtatggatgacttgccaggatgccaacaaactaaccaccctccTGTAAATTGAATAAAAATAACAGAGGACAACAACACAAAACTGCCATGTTAGCGTTTGGGcatttatcaaataataatatcacagtacgtgcaatgcacctagcaataattaacagttctaaaatggctttgagggttgtagggtcatatggcatcatcccaatctGCTCATTTCAATccttccttctctttcttttccaacacctcttatcactcttttctcttttcctttctctttttattttgaaccaaaaatgatttgatcgaacctgatgtaggttgcctacgtatcatgtccctcatgaatcagaccaagcgtagttctggaaaagtgatggaaaataaaatctttttgggatttttcatttaaaacttttcgATACTAAAATACAAAGGGAAGTACGATAATGAAAGACATGACAGACTCGACTACACTATGACAGACTCTAACACTACCTAAAGGACTCAGTACTCCTAGACAAGATGcgaaagtaaaagacaacataagaCAATCTCAAAACATCTAAATAGAATGGCTCCTCAAACTGCTCCTGAATGCAACAGTCCTGGATGGGATGGGTCCGATGAAGATCCAGATGGCCCCATCAATCCTGTCGAATCTAAGATCTGTATTATACCCTGCAAGGACACCTCGAAGCTGGGAATGAGAATCCTGGAATGCGCGCCCGCATCTGGAAGGCTGACTATAGTAAGGTACTCACGGTGTTGTCCCATGTTCTCTACCAACTTTGCCAACTGTGATCTCAGTGACTGAAGTGTAGCTCGAACC
This region includes:
- the LOC138876286 gene encoding uncharacterized protein — translated: MQGIGNQVSVSYKDLCLFSDVQLPAGFKMPKFDLYDGHGDHVAHLRGYCSKMKGAGGKDELLMAYFSQSLSGAALEWYTRQDASRWYTWDDIAQAFARHFQYKIDIVLDRLSLTKVEKKPSESFRECGFRWREQVARVNPLKEEDEMVKYFLQALELTYYGRLISAIGESQQRKQTFTPLRESYASLFQRLRQLDVLRPIESKIPNPPPKNLDYSLRCTYCSDAPRHDIEKCWHLKRAIYELIDTNQIVVQSPDAQNINQNPLPAHEETHMIEIVHKDGEPKKSSKSVMIIRASESNLVKAPDFTKAKPLTVEGATEKPSLLNLKPPVLVVKGLSKDIGASTESSKVVVPGILNEHRMVLMKILNEAHVPDKIIVNHLEKIAGKIFEANRITFSGDELPMEGKKHNRTLYLIVKCEDSVVSRVLVDNGSSANIFPLSTLQKMKIGSERIHLNSVYVRGFDGRGKDSVGDIMLKLLIGPVEFTMEFQVLEVVVSYNLLLGRPWIHAVKAVSSSLHQMVKFEWDRQEIVVHDDEDLSACNDTIVPFVEAEEDKGP